The following are from one region of the Methylophilus sp. DW102 genome:
- a CDS encoding class I SAM-dependent methyltransferase, which translates to MTLINWYEKNKTQAADWQSEAGNPAPKAVVIADDTTKADEAYRLACEGTALLYRGDFQNAKQLLQAITRRVDRKPVKPAASLLEAFHQHRARQIGRANITNKVLIELKYGACDLPRAPDVKAAVQAALIVDDNTGKLPARLVLSLRELLGMVGAHEWRKKGVPIHALNANIHAHYGVYSPVRGEYLDLIDQAPLNSPQVAWDIGTGTGVIAAILVARGVKQVVATDNQPRALACATENIQRLNMQSNIQVMQADLFPAGSADLIVCNPPWLPAKANAPIEHAVYDPESKMLKGFLSGLKAHLNPEGEGWLVMSNLAEQIGLRQPEALNTWIHEAGMQVVDKLDIAPTHAKASDQSDPLYAARAKEVTSLYRLKCA; encoded by the coding sequence TTGACCCTGATTAACTGGTACGAAAAAAACAAAACACAAGCCGCTGACTGGCAGTCAGAAGCGGGTAACCCTGCGCCCAAAGCCGTGGTGATTGCAGACGACACCACCAAAGCGGATGAAGCCTACCGTCTGGCGTGTGAGGGCACCGCCTTGCTATATCGCGGTGACTTTCAAAACGCCAAGCAATTGCTGCAAGCGATTACGCGGCGTGTAGACCGGAAACCAGTGAAGCCAGCGGCTAGCCTGCTGGAAGCATTTCACCAGCATCGCGCGCGCCAGATCGGTCGTGCCAATATTACGAATAAAGTATTAATCGAGCTTAAATATGGTGCCTGCGATTTACCGCGTGCGCCAGACGTCAAAGCGGCTGTGCAGGCGGCTTTGATTGTGGATGACAACACAGGCAAACTGCCTGCAAGGCTTGTGCTCTCATTGCGTGAGTTGCTAGGCATGGTGGGCGCGCATGAGTGGCGTAAAAAAGGCGTGCCGATTCATGCGCTGAATGCCAATATACATGCGCATTACGGGGTGTATTCGCCCGTACGTGGTGAGTATCTCGACCTCATTGACCAGGCGCCGCTTAATAGTCCGCAGGTGGCCTGGGATATTGGTACCGGCACGGGGGTGATTGCCGCCATTTTAGTGGCGCGGGGCGTCAAGCAAGTCGTCGCAACGGACAACCAGCCGCGTGCATTGGCGTGTGCCACCGAAAACATCCAGCGGTTGAATATGCAAAGCAATATTCAAGTCATGCAGGCAGACTTGTTTCCAGCGGGCAGTGCGGACCTGATTGTCTGTAATCCTCCCTGGCTACCTGCCAAAGCGAATGCGCCGATTGAGCATGCCGTGTATGACCCCGAAAGCAAGATGCTGAAAGGCTTTTTAAGTGGCTTGAAAGCGCATTTAAATCCTGAGGGCGAAGGGTGGCTGGTGATGTCTAATTTGGCTGAGCAGATTGGCTTGCGCCAGCCTGAGGCCTTAAATACATGGATCCATGAAGCAGGGATGCAGGTGGTCGACAAGCTGGATATTGCGCCAACACATGCCAAGGCCAGCGATCAATCGGATCCGTTATATGCTGCCCGTGCCAAAGAAGTAACCAGTCTTTATCGGTTAAAATGCGCTTGA
- the nagZ gene encoding beta-N-acetylhexosaminidase, with the protein MSLGPVMLDVVGKELTADDIRRLQHPLVGGVILFARNFESCAQLKALTASIHAVRQPPLLIAVDHEGGRVQRFREGFTKIPPMREFGHIWDKHPRKAKELAVEAGYVLGAELRAHGVDFSFTPVLDMDYGDSLVIGDRAFHRDPQAINELAFSLMQGLKKAGMAAVGKHFPGHGFVVADSHVSIPVDDREFDQIAQNDMQPFVRMIDEGLHAVMPAHVIYPKVDDKPAGFSSRWLQKVLRERLGFNGVIFSDDLSMEGATVAGDVTARTMAALNAGCDMVLLCNRPDLADELLSKLEWKISAQSIARLARMHGGHHPQDMVALRESAAYVEAVKRVAMVGQKEADLFA; encoded by the coding sequence ATGTCTTTAGGTCCCGTCATGCTGGATGTGGTCGGCAAGGAACTCACCGCCGACGATATCCGCCGCTTGCAACATCCGCTAGTCGGCGGGGTGATACTGTTTGCGCGTAACTTTGAGAGTTGCGCGCAGCTCAAGGCGCTCACTGCCAGTATACATGCGGTGCGCCAGCCGCCGCTGCTAATTGCCGTGGATCATGAAGGCGGCCGGGTGCAGCGCTTCCGAGAAGGCTTTACCAAAATCCCGCCCATGCGCGAGTTTGGCCATATTTGGGACAAACACCCACGCAAAGCGAAAGAGCTGGCGGTTGAGGCCGGGTATGTGCTGGGCGCAGAGTTACGGGCGCATGGCGTGGATTTCAGCTTTACGCCAGTGCTGGATATGGACTATGGCGACAGCCTGGTGATTGGGGATCGCGCGTTTCACCGTGATCCGCAGGCGATTAATGAGTTGGCGTTTAGCCTGATGCAAGGCCTTAAAAAGGCTGGCATGGCTGCGGTGGGCAAACATTTCCCCGGGCATGGTTTTGTGGTGGCAGATTCGCATGTGAGCATTCCGGTGGATGACCGCGAGTTTGACCAGATTGCACAAAACGACATGCAGCCGTTTGTACGCATGATAGACGAGGGCTTGCATGCGGTGATGCCCGCACATGTGATTTATCCCAAGGTCGATGATAAACCGGCCGGGTTCTCGTCCCGCTGGCTGCAAAAAGTGCTGCGTGAGCGCTTGGGTTTTAATGGTGTGATTTTCAGTGATGACTTGAGTATGGAGGGCGCCACCGTGGCAGGCGACGTCACTGCACGAACCATGGCTGCCTTGAACGCCGGGTGCGATATGGTGTTGTTATGCAACCGCCCGGACTTGGCCGATGAGTTGTTAAGCAAGCTAGAGTGGAAGATTTCTGCACAAAGTATTGCACGCCTGGCACGTATGCATGGCGGTCATCATCCGCAGGACATGGTGGCGTTACGTGAGTCTGCGGCCTATGTAGAAGCGGTCAAGCGTGTGGCCATGGTCGGTCAAAAAGAGGCGGATTTGTTTGCTTGA
- the lpxO gene encoding lipid A hydroxylase LpxO, which yields MKWIILGIFLASVSYVHFRGKVRHRFYRQIFDHSGIVSPFNVFLYLFSKAPTTPYLPVHDFPELKAITDRWQEIREEALYVREQERIAAAKTNNDAGFNSFFKTGWKRFYLKWYDAHHPSASIYCPKTVALLQSIPSVKAAMFAELPPGAHLRPHRDPYAGSLRFHLGLATPNDDQCFIRVDGEDYSWRDGQAVMFDETYIHEAYNKTNETRVILFCDIERPMRYRWAQAVNRFLANTIVTAASSPNEAGDQTGVINRLFHYAWVIGQYRRRFKKWNKTVYQITRIVLIAVVIYGLWKL from the coding sequence ATGAAATGGATCATTCTTGGCATTTTCTTGGCTTCGGTCAGTTATGTGCACTTCAGGGGCAAGGTCAGGCACCGCTTTTATCGCCAGATATTTGACCATTCCGGCATTGTTTCGCCATTCAATGTATTTTTATACCTGTTCTCCAAAGCGCCGACCACGCCGTATTTGCCGGTGCATGACTTCCCGGAACTGAAAGCGATCACTGACCGCTGGCAGGAGATCCGTGAAGAAGCGTTGTATGTACGCGAACAGGAGCGCATTGCTGCGGCCAAGACCAATAACGATGCCGGGTTTAACTCGTTTTTTAAAACCGGCTGGAAACGTTTTTATCTCAAGTGGTATGACGCACATCATCCCTCTGCCAGCATTTACTGCCCAAAAACAGTCGCCTTACTGCAAAGCATCCCCAGCGTCAAAGCCGCCATGTTTGCCGAGCTGCCGCCTGGCGCGCATCTGCGCCCACATCGTGATCCCTATGCGGGCTCTTTACGCTTTCACCTAGGGCTTGCCACCCCTAATGACGATCAGTGTTTTATCCGCGTCGATGGCGAGGATTACAGCTGGCGTGATGGGCAGGCCGTCATGTTTGATGAAACCTATATCCATGAAGCCTATAACAAGACCAATGAAACGCGTGTGATTCTGTTTTGCGACATTGAACGCCCCATGCGCTATCGCTGGGCGCAGGCAGTCAACCGCTTTCTGGCCAATACCATCGTCACTGCAGCCAGTTCGCCAAATGAAGCCGGGGACCAGACCGGCGTCATTAACCGCCTGTTTCATTATGCCTGGGTGATCGGTCAATACCGCCGCCGTTTTAAAAAGTGGAATAAAACCGTTTATCAAATCACGCGCATCGTGCTGATTGCGGTAGTCATTTACGGGCTGTGGAAGCTGTAA